A region from the Vibrio artabrorum genome encodes:
- a CDS encoding tRNA (adenine(22)-N(1))-methyltransferase has protein sequence MKLSHRLQTLHSLVSNDYQHIWDCCCDHGFLGVQLLSDNKAPQIHFVDIVPSLMNELKGKLTHYFPQDSHTEQHTYSQWQVYCLDVAAIPLHKHTGRHLVIIAGVGGDLTQKLVDDIHRQHPNTAIDFLLCPVHQQFELRSHLKSLNFALIDEVLIEENRRYYEILLVSNNQGDRKNRPPVRDISNVGDKIWVPIDQQQLQISQQYKAKTLQHYLRMQQGQEKQGKLSEVKHIIEAYQAI, from the coding sequence ATGAAGCTTAGTCACCGACTGCAAACTCTCCACTCTCTTGTCAGCAATGATTACCAACATATTTGGGACTGTTGTTGTGATCACGGCTTCTTGGGCGTTCAACTTTTGTCGGACAACAAAGCGCCTCAGATTCACTTTGTTGATATTGTCCCGTCTCTAATGAACGAGCTTAAAGGTAAGCTCACACATTACTTCCCTCAGGATAGCCATACCGAGCAGCACACCTATAGCCAGTGGCAAGTCTACTGCTTAGATGTCGCAGCCATTCCATTGCATAAGCACACCGGCAGACACCTTGTTATTATTGCGGGTGTGGGGGGGGATCTCACTCAAAAGTTAGTCGATGACATTCACCGTCAACATCCAAACACCGCGATCGATTTCTTGCTTTGCCCTGTGCATCAGCAATTCGAACTGAGAAGCCATTTAAAATCGCTCAACTTCGCCCTTATTGATGAAGTGTTGATTGAAGAAAATCGCCGTTACTATGAGATTTTACTGGTCAGTAACAACCAAGGCGACAGAAAAAATCGTCCACCAGTTCGTGACATATCGAACGTTGGTGACAAGATTTGGGTTCCAATTGATCAACAACAATTACAGATCTCTCAGCAGTACAAAGCCAAAACATTACAGCACTACTTGCGAATGCAGCAAGGTCAAGAGAAGCAGGGTAAGCTGAGCGAAGTCAAGCACATTATTGAGGCTTACCAAGCGATCTAG
- a CDS encoding sensor domain-containing diguanylate cyclase, whose product MLYLAITQLEKVEKIATEQSSSNIHTANSIIRSNIEAAFGKLYFLETNLDLSKTSNFNDKKFRDVSENILQKIPDFSDIIRYQPQSQNYISTQGIPLSREQISAIQWHPLNSVVKNFYLSSIYQKTNGRWVFAVKHTTEKLKEEIWVEFDLLQATQNLRNLKILNDGYVFVVDRATERLVFHPDPKRIGSKSISYHAGISQRVLQGETFGKHEYYYQDNFKISVFDADNSLNWVFIAGTDRHDILTSSHQFTLTGIVLGSLLLLWVGANYLAYHLNVSLSQLNKVDDLASFKQELKSILDSFTYHKGIQFCLYQPESHSFNTIDYHGNQATVHYDRSLADRFALGTLVYKSGKYADPLAHKLKIHQRHYCIPLSSRNQLIAVLYVNARLPINQSILRMIRDYTEVSLSNLLLHHQLSNKDPMTQLDNTNRFNIEIENYINEPDTYVALFDIDNFDHLNRTYGDAVGDKMIKVTSESIRWNFPKPKSLCIARVGGKEFAVLFKANDPKDAKFQLEQCRIGVAEKSITTPDITLPLSVSIGFSRIEGDRTSALALAKQARLTAQQLGKNRVEGQIRDVAQAS is encoded by the coding sequence ATGCTTTATCTTGCTATCACTCAATTAGAAAAAGTAGAAAAAATAGCAACAGAACAATCATCATCAAATATTCATACCGCAAATTCTATCATTCGCTCAAACATTGAAGCAGCATTCGGTAAACTCTACTTCCTAGAGACCAACTTAGATTTATCCAAGACTTCCAATTTTAATGATAAAAAATTTCGAGACGTCAGCGAGAATATTCTACAAAAGATACCAGACTTCTCCGATATCATTCGATATCAGCCTCAATCTCAGAATTATATTTCCACACAAGGCATACCTCTTTCAAGAGAACAAATTTCAGCTATACAGTGGCATCCGCTCAACAGCGTTGTGAAAAACTTCTATCTCTCTTCCATTTATCAAAAAACCAATGGACGTTGGGTTTTCGCGGTTAAACACACCACGGAAAAATTGAAAGAAGAAATATGGGTTGAGTTTGACCTTCTGCAAGCGACACAAAACTTAAGAAACTTAAAAATTCTTAATGATGGCTATGTGTTTGTGGTTGATCGCGCGACTGAACGACTCGTCTTCCACCCAGATCCGAAACGCATCGGCTCAAAGTCAATCAGCTACCATGCTGGGATCAGCCAGCGAGTTTTACAGGGTGAGACGTTCGGTAAACACGAATACTACTATCAAGATAATTTCAAAATATCGGTATTTGATGCGGATAATAGCTTAAACTGGGTATTCATCGCAGGTACAGATCGCCACGATATTTTGACCAGCTCACACCAATTCACGTTAACAGGAATCGTCCTCGGCTCACTGCTTCTGTTATGGGTTGGGGCCAATTATCTGGCTTACCATTTAAATGTATCGTTGTCGCAACTTAACAAGGTTGATGACCTTGCAAGCTTTAAACAAGAGCTAAAGTCCATACTGGATAGCTTTACCTATCATAAAGGTATCCAATTCTGCCTATATCAACCAGAGAGTCATTCATTCAATACGATTGACTACCACGGAAACCAAGCTACGGTACATTATGATAGATCTCTTGCCGACCGGTTTGCACTGGGTACCCTGGTTTATAAAAGCGGAAAATACGCGGATCCCTTGGCGCATAAACTCAAAATACACCAGCGCCACTATTGCATTCCTCTGTCCTCGCGCAATCAGTTGATCGCGGTGCTCTACGTTAACGCCAGATTACCGATCAACCAGAGCATCCTCCGTATGATAAGAGATTATACTGAAGTCTCTTTGTCTAATTTACTGCTCCACCATCAATTGAGTAACAAAGATCCAATGACACAGTTGGACAACACAAATCGTTTTAATATTGAAATAGAAAACTACATCAACGAACCTGATACCTATGTCGCTCTATTTGATATCGATAACTTTGACCACTTAAACCGTACCTACGGTGACGCAGTTGGAGACAAGATGATAAAGGTGACGTCTGAATCGATACGTTGGAACTTCCCTAAGCCAAAAAGTCTTTGTATTGCACGTGTTGGGGGGAAAGAATTTGCGGTGTTATTCAAAGCGAATGACCCTAAAGACGCCAAGTTCCAGTTGGAACAATGTCGAATAGGCGTTGCCGAGAAGAGCATTACCACACCAGACATCACGCTACCATTAAGTGTCAGTATCGGCTTCTCACGAATAGAAGGTGACAGAACATCTGCGTTAGCGTTAGCAAAACAGGCCAGATTGACCGCGCAGCAGCTCGGAAAAAACCGTGTTGAAGGCCAGATAAGAGACGTCGCACAAGCTTCATAA
- the glgX gene encoding glycogen debranching protein GlgX yields MTRMLARPYPLGATLGNTGCNFSIYSPDCKSLSLALFDENDEFTTYELENEYADIKYVFVDGIKAGQKYGFIAETDNGPILLSDPYAKAISEPLNYATPYTNQKSFSMAKCVVIDDTFDWQNVEKPQIAREETVLFETHVKGVSQLHPEIASHTKGRYLGLVSPEMLAFYRQQNINSLQLLPIAACMHETHLLDMNKVNYWGYNPYLFMVPDPRYAEKDAVTELKTAIRELHRNGIEVILDVVYNHTAEGGEAGQTFNLKALDSRHYIKHGCHYANFTGCGNTVDLTHQPALNLVMDTLRYWVNEFQIDGFRFDLAATLGREGDNYNPEAAFFKAVAQDPVLKETKLIAEPWDIGPNGYQVGNFPLGWNECNDKLRDITRSFWRGDQGYLKEFATRLMGSRDIYSAAHWPYKLTVNYITYHDGFTMQDLVSYKHKHNEENGENNRDGHGDNRSENYGVEGETENPSIIAMREKQKRNFMASLLFAFGIPHILTADVLSHTQKGNNNAYCQDGVTSWLNWEDSDNKTDFKTWLSEMISARQQYMVPFIRAFSGEKRNSNRIFWRRVDGTLMEHDDWNHLSSVALHLGIGKEGDELIYLINQTNAPARFSLPNDRKQNWVTICDTNLKNVTLGHADGEMLLSPTSMAILHDSFKKAEHTE; encoded by the coding sequence ATGACTAGAATGCTCGCTCGCCCTTATCCGCTAGGTGCAACGCTAGGTAACACTGGCTGCAACTTCTCAATATATTCTCCAGATTGTAAATCTCTATCGCTCGCTCTGTTCGACGAGAACGATGAATTCACCACCTATGAATTAGAAAATGAATACGCTGATATCAAATATGTATTTGTTGACGGAATTAAAGCTGGGCAAAAATACGGTTTCATTGCTGAGACAGACAATGGCCCAATTTTACTTTCAGACCCATACGCCAAAGCCATTAGCGAGCCACTCAATTACGCAACGCCGTATACCAATCAAAAGAGTTTTTCGATGGCGAAGTGTGTTGTCATTGATGACACCTTTGACTGGCAGAACGTCGAAAAGCCGCAGATAGCCCGCGAGGAGACGGTGCTTTTTGAAACCCACGTGAAAGGCGTATCGCAACTCCATCCAGAAATCGCCTCCCATACAAAAGGTCGTTATTTGGGATTGGTCAGCCCAGAAATGCTTGCGTTCTACAGACAGCAAAACATTAACTCTCTTCAACTTTTGCCCATCGCAGCATGCATGCATGAAACCCATCTATTAGACATGAACAAGGTTAACTATTGGGGATATAACCCCTATCTGTTCATGGTGCCTGATCCACGCTATGCAGAAAAAGATGCTGTTACTGAGCTTAAAACGGCCATTCGCGAACTGCACCGCAATGGAATTGAAGTGATTCTCGACGTCGTATACAACCACACGGCAGAAGGTGGTGAAGCAGGACAAACCTTCAACCTAAAAGCACTGGATAGCCGCCACTACATTAAACATGGTTGCCATTACGCGAACTTTACAGGTTGCGGAAATACGGTTGATCTGACGCACCAACCAGCATTGAATTTAGTCATGGATACGCTGCGTTACTGGGTAAATGAATTTCAAATTGACGGTTTCCGTTTTGATTTGGCCGCGACACTCGGCCGTGAAGGCGATAATTACAATCCTGAGGCTGCTTTTTTCAAAGCCGTTGCTCAAGATCCAGTACTAAAAGAAACCAAGTTGATCGCTGAACCTTGGGATATCGGGCCTAATGGCTACCAAGTCGGCAATTTTCCGTTAGGTTGGAACGAGTGTAACGACAAACTTAGAGACATCACTCGAAGCTTTTGGCGTGGTGATCAAGGCTACTTAAAAGAGTTTGCCACTCGCCTGATGGGGTCACGAGACATTTACAGTGCAGCGCACTGGCCGTATAAATTAACCGTCAACTACATCACTTACCATGATGGCTTCACCATGCAAGATCTTGTTTCTTACAAGCACAAGCACAACGAAGAGAATGGTGAGAACAACCGTGATGGACACGGTGATAACCGCTCTGAAAATTATGGGGTTGAAGGTGAGACAGAAAACCCCTCAATTATCGCAATGCGTGAAAAACAGAAGCGTAACTTTATGGCAAGTTTGTTATTTGCTTTTGGTATTCCACATATTCTGACAGCAGATGTGCTATCCCATACTCAAAAGGGCAACAACAACGCCTATTGCCAAGATGGTGTAACCAGTTGGCTTAATTGGGAAGACTCTGATAACAAGACTGACTTTAAGACTTGGCTATCGGAAATGATCTCTGCACGTCAACAATACATGGTGCCTTTTATCAGGGCATTCAGTGGAGAAAAGCGTAACTCCAACCGAATATTTTGGCGTCGTGTTGATGGCACATTAATGGAGCATGATGATTGGAACCATTTAAGCTCGGTCGCGCTGCATTTAGGGATCGGTAAAGAGGGCGACGAATTGATCTATCTGATCAATCAAACAAATGCGCCGGCTCGATTCTCATTACCGAATGATCGCAAACAAAACTGGGTAACTATTTGCGATACCAACCTGAAAAATGTCACACTCGGTCATGCTGACGGTGAAATGTTGCTATCTCCGACTTCAATGGCTATTTTGCACGATTCCTTCAAGAAAGCTGAGCACACCGAATAG
- a CDS encoding carbohydrate porin, translated as MKKVSLIAAAVTTALMAGSAFAENEVALDVKSGDSAMEVEVKNPTDVIADGWEVHGYMSSNVRVVDGKTVDTEFGKPDYKTAGTHGKSTNQVEFVVKKHSEYQNGVWADYVLRTEYGNGNSYAYSSSGSQKDNTTAQLEVKEAYVELGGILGDDTSIWGGQRFLNRAAGILSGEFWKQSSGIGAGIQTKLGGNTAGIAYVMADPDAGSSTPGAERTTASSIDLYYYGVDAGIGSLDFDLKYGQKVVNGGEDEDGIGASVTLNTSYYGLDGWTQNAIAYGTGVMQNRGVNFGGWSGGNDDAESLFLTSYGVLNISERWQLGTEATYITALDELWGAKGLTRYIVAARPSYKLNDNVRLEATASYGHEEGDQGYWGRTGDDVESNIINLEVATAFTANSDYFGRPQVKPYISYIKADDDASAKQIGIENGNDQFVFGVHTEIWF; from the coding sequence ATGAAAAAAGTAAGTTTGATTGCTGCAGCGGTGACTACTGCACTTATGGCTGGTTCTGCATTCGCTGAGAATGAAGTTGCACTGGATGTAAAAAGTGGTGATTCGGCAATGGAAGTAGAGGTAAAAAACCCTACTGATGTTATCGCCGACGGTTGGGAAGTGCATGGTTATATGTCTTCTAACGTTCGTGTCGTAGATGGTAAAACAGTAGACACTGAGTTTGGTAAGCCAGATTACAAAACGGCTGGTACTCACGGTAAGAGTACAAACCAAGTTGAGTTTGTAGTTAAGAAGCACTCTGAATACCAAAATGGTGTGTGGGCTGATTATGTTCTTCGTACTGAATATGGTAACGGCAACTCATATGCTTATTCTTCTTCTGGTAGCCAAAAAGATAACACCACAGCACAACTTGAAGTAAAGGAAGCGTATGTTGAGCTGGGTGGCATTTTAGGTGATGATACCTCAATCTGGGGTGGGCAACGTTTCTTAAACCGTGCTGCAGGTATCTTGTCTGGTGAGTTCTGGAAACAATCTTCTGGTATTGGTGCTGGTATTCAAACTAAGCTAGGTGGTAACACGGCAGGTATCGCATACGTGATGGCAGATCCTGATGCTGGTTCTTCAACTCCAGGCGCAGAGCGTACGACAGCTTCTTCTATCGACTTGTATTACTACGGAGTAGATGCCGGTATTGGCTCTCTTGACTTTGACTTGAAATACGGTCAAAAAGTTGTAAACGGTGGTGAAGATGAAGATGGTATCGGCGCATCTGTAACGCTAAATACAAGCTACTACGGCCTAGATGGTTGGACACAAAACGCGATTGCATACGGCACTGGTGTGATGCAAAACCGTGGTGTTAACTTCGGTGGTTGGTCTGGCGGTAATGATGATGCTGAGTCTCTATTCTTGACTTCTTACGGTGTGTTAAATATCTCAGAAAGATGGCAACTGGGTACAGAAGCGACATATATCACAGCTCTTGACGAACTTTGGGGCGCTAAAGGCCTAACACGTTATATTGTTGCAGCTCGTCCTTCTTACAAGCTGAACGACAACGTTCGTTTAGAAGCAACGGCTTCTTACGGTCATGAAGAGGGTGATCAAGGCTACTGGGGGCGTACAGGTGATGATGTAGAAAGTAACATCATTAACTTGGAGGTTGCTACAGCGTTCACGGCAAACTCCGATTACTTCGGTCGTCCACAAGTTAAGCCTTATATTAGTTACATCAAAGCAGATGATGATGCAAGTGCTAAGCAAATTGGTATCGAAAACGGTAATGACCAGTTTGTATTCGGTGTGCACACTGAAATTTGGTTCTAA
- a CDS encoding MalM family protein, protein MTNKSSMLAVLLGALLSGCASDAQVQTQLTPPNNAEVCCSDFSQFPFAQLNDSEDLKFDIDLGSPVGTFTTGNSHFAAFKFSDRSAEMVVTLSSLMIDDSVFAPEAILLDEHFQPVKTLKFEDFKVQASDAFTRTSYIERLRVDASKTPYIIIYTPADELGKAITVDHPAKVRAKEFGEVMPMVTDPVYTNQLGGRLELEVETLKLRPYRAKAAVVPVTAVAAPVVVATNKADTQIRVQQETKDFYLSAIQNAVKSGDVPKALSLLDEAKALNVEGAQEAFVRAVNAK, encoded by the coding sequence ATGACAAATAAAAGCTCTATGTTAGCCGTTTTACTAGGTGCCTTGCTAAGCGGTTGTGCTTCCGATGCTCAAGTTCAGACACAATTAACACCTCCAAACAATGCAGAGGTGTGTTGCAGTGACTTTTCACAGTTCCCATTCGCTCAGCTTAACGACAGTGAAGATTTAAAATTTGATATCGACTTAGGTTCTCCTGTCGGTACATTTACCACAGGTAATAGCCACTTTGCTGCCTTTAAATTCAGCGATCGCTCTGCAGAAATGGTGGTAACACTGTCTAGTTTGATGATTGATGACTCGGTGTTTGCTCCAGAAGCGATTCTACTGGATGAACACTTCCAACCAGTGAAAACATTGAAGTTTGAAGACTTTAAGGTTCAGGCATCCGATGCGTTTACACGTACTAGTTACATTGAACGCCTACGTGTTGATGCAAGTAAGACACCTTACATTATTATCTACACACCTGCTGATGAGCTAGGAAAAGCGATCACAGTTGATCACCCTGCGAAAGTTCGTGCGAAAGAGTTTGGTGAAGTGATGCCTATGGTCACAGATCCCGTATACACCAATCAACTCGGTGGTCGTCTAGAGTTAGAAGTTGAAACTCTCAAGCTTCGTCCTTACCGTGCTAAAGCTGCTGTAGTTCCAGTGACTGCTGTTGCCGCGCCTGTGGTAGTGGCAACTAACAAAGCTGATACGCAGATTCGTGTGCAACAAGAGACAAAAGACTTCTATTTATCGGCTATACAAAATGCGGTTAAATCTGGTGACGTACCTAAAGCCTTAAGTTTGTTAGATGAAGCAAAGGCGCTCAATGTTGAAGGTGCACAAGAAGCTTTTGTGCGAGCCGTCAACGCGAAATAA
- a CDS encoding alpha/beta hydrolase — MQSELILIDEFLIPQLNRTRTLRLYLPAGYRRSEQAYPVLYMHDGQNVFEEFTATYGMCWDARTTLDEMQRRGKLSGLIVVAIDSSNELDKMARYNEYSPWKAHRDIKEMGVGDELLKFGGEGDDYMAFICQTLKPYIDQNYRTKPSREFTYLAGSSMGGLISLYGGSLYQDIFGVLGVFSPAFWFNKPSYFEYMKEFNFRYPTKIYMDMGTDEAREGAIVDFAGVYLSGSRQMNKLLAQKQNLTLFYQEGKDHKHNELAWSLRFPDFIDFIFR, encoded by the coding sequence ATGCAATCTGAATTGATTCTTATTGATGAGTTCCTAATTCCACAACTTAATCGAACTCGCACGCTTCGCCTTTATCTTCCTGCGGGTTACCGACGATCAGAACAAGCTTATCCGGTCTTATACATGCACGATGGACAGAATGTCTTTGAAGAGTTCACTGCGACATATGGGATGTGTTGGGATGCACGAACCACCCTTGATGAGATGCAGAGACGTGGTAAATTATCGGGGTTAATTGTCGTGGCAATCGACAGCAGCAATGAGCTTGATAAGATGGCGCGTTATAACGAGTATTCGCCTTGGAAAGCACATCGAGATATCAAAGAAATGGGCGTGGGTGATGAGTTACTTAAATTTGGTGGTGAAGGTGACGATTACATGGCTTTCATCTGTCAAACATTGAAGCCTTATATAGACCAAAACTACAGAACAAAGCCTAGCCGAGAGTTTACGTATCTTGCTGGTAGCTCCATGGGGGGATTAATCAGTTTGTATGGAGGCTCTCTATATCAGGATATCTTTGGTGTACTTGGGGTCTTCTCTCCAGCGTTTTGGTTCAATAAACCCTCATACTTTGAATATATGAAAGAGTTTAACTTTCGGTATCCAACGAAAATATATATGGATATGGGAACGGATGAAGCTCGCGAAGGCGCAATAGTCGATTTTGCTGGTGTATATCTAAGTGGTTCGCGGCAAATGAATAAGTTACTCGCTCAAAAACAGAACCTGACGCTGTTTTATCAAGAAGGTAAAGATCATAAGCATAATGAACTTGCTTGGTCTCTGCGATTCCCTGACTTCATCGACTTTATTTTTAGATAA
- a CDS encoding amylo-alpha-1,6-glucosidase: MAQRMLCLFCFGSHLVMQIPTLYLKGTFNGWGLDTPLIKEQDGSYRASICLSTDLYRFKISDSDGTKQWTLSGHESEATLCEFEQAISLINTQGIGNDLLLSPTEAGQYTLKVGFSSSTPTLTISKGEYNTQSTPQRERLDIQLIEIEGVFPDWKHPEFAIPHEQLFQELAITDKQSFPFVFGDNIDGYYHGATYNYVNSGKYRHHQGWILGSFASYTNGKVNNKLKAQCARLMPYGIEHHYNNSQESLSLIQGSRLVSLTVLSNKPSILSLIPELNIPTVHSTVHTSSSNVVLELSPQVCPEGSPRFVAIAGNHSIHAQEVSLDDHHELRDLVQLAESNVKLMLSTSNKQTDLIVYLGFADTLESASLLVNQAVKNNEHVLHQQRAYEFLTNSYLWTNDLEYNRAVMWSRLASRAFVSHEFGTGIWAGLPWFKDCWGRDTFIALSGTSLVNGLFNEAKEIIENFASMQMLDESSVNFGRIPNRVTSKTNIIYNTTDGTPWMIREALEYINYSGDVAFAKAIYPTLKRFITGVEKHYLNEDSLMAHRHPDTWMDAKIDGMTPWSPRGPKANDIQALWFESLNCAIQLATLVGDSEAENRWKIQAGKVKENFATKFWDHVHNRLADHLSEGDVPDYSVRPNQLMTISIPQKVELNQSEREQYIIKNAVEKLLFPWGICSLQQEHVDFHPYHDNQAMYHKDAAYHNGTIWGWNAGFTITALNKFKKQDLSYQLSKNLAKQILTQGCRGTMSENLDAYQVDGRDLVESGTFAQAWSVSEYARNAQQDYLGYCPRLLDKEIHLTPNLPSCWHELVATLPFGKGGQLRLKFESKSGISHYQIHSNLEGTISSEITLVLKLDIDQESVAVISTLLTEQLDVMIDRHQNQVTVSNKQAHIDIQPKPSSAILSDLQFAKPDFSRKHPCMFNNDYLLNKRNKQQLSVAKD, from the coding sequence TTGGCACAGCGCATGCTGTGCCTTTTTTGTTTTGGAAGTCACCTCGTTATGCAAATCCCTACGCTTTATCTCAAAGGAACATTTAATGGTTGGGGGTTAGATACCCCACTGATCAAAGAGCAAGATGGCTCTTACAGAGCAAGCATATGCTTATCAACCGATCTCTATCGCTTCAAGATCTCTGATTCAGATGGAACCAAGCAATGGACACTTTCAGGGCATGAAAGTGAAGCAACACTTTGCGAGTTCGAACAAGCAATATCTCTTATCAACACACAAGGCATTGGCAATGACCTACTGCTCTCACCCACTGAAGCCGGTCAGTACACCTTAAAGGTTGGATTCTCCTCATCGACTCCAACCCTTACCATAAGCAAAGGGGAATACAACACTCAATCAACCCCTCAACGAGAGCGACTTGATATTCAACTCATTGAGATTGAGGGCGTATTTCCTGACTGGAAGCACCCTGAGTTTGCAATACCACACGAGCAACTATTCCAAGAACTAGCCATCACAGACAAACAGTCATTCCCGTTTGTATTCGGGGATAACATCGATGGTTATTATCACGGTGCCACCTATAACTATGTAAACAGCGGAAAATATCGTCACCATCAAGGTTGGATACTCGGATCCTTCGCCAGCTATACCAACGGCAAGGTAAATAATAAGCTAAAGGCTCAATGTGCTCGCCTTATGCCTTATGGAATTGAGCATCATTACAATAATAGTCAGGAATCACTAAGCCTTATTCAAGGTTCGAGGCTTGTATCGCTCACCGTTTTGTCAAACAAACCAAGCATTTTAAGCCTGATTCCAGAACTCAACATACCGACGGTTCACTCTACCGTTCATACCTCAAGCTCAAATGTAGTCTTAGAACTCAGCCCTCAAGTTTGCCCTGAAGGCAGCCCAAGATTTGTCGCCATCGCTGGCAACCATTCAATACATGCACAAGAGGTCTCACTAGACGATCACCATGAACTGCGCGACCTAGTTCAACTCGCAGAGAGTAATGTAAAACTGATGCTCTCAACGTCGAATAAACAAACAGACCTTATTGTCTATTTAGGCTTTGCTGACACTCTTGAATCCGCTAGTTTACTGGTGAATCAAGCGGTCAAAAATAACGAGCACGTTCTTCACCAACAGCGAGCTTATGAATTCCTGACCAATAGTTATTTGTGGACCAACGACCTGGAATACAATCGGGCAGTTATGTGGTCACGCCTTGCCAGTAGAGCCTTTGTTAGCCATGAATTTGGAACAGGTATTTGGGCTGGGCTACCTTGGTTCAAAGACTGCTGGGGCCGCGATACGTTTATCGCTTTATCAGGAACAAGCTTGGTTAATGGCTTATTTAACGAAGCTAAAGAGATAATTGAAAACTTTGCATCAATGCAGATGCTCGACGAAAGCTCCGTGAATTTTGGCCGAATCCCCAATCGCGTGACAAGTAAAACCAACATCATTTACAACACTACAGATGGTACACCGTGGATGATTCGAGAAGCTCTCGAATACATCAACTATTCTGGTGATGTCGCGTTCGCTAAGGCTATTTACCCAACCCTGAAGCGCTTCATCACAGGTGTCGAAAAACACTACTTAAATGAAGATAGCTTGATGGCACATCGCCATCCTGATACATGGATGGATGCAAAAATTGATGGGATGACACCTTGGTCTCCTCGTGGACCTAAAGCCAATGACATCCAAGCTTTATGGTTTGAAAGCTTAAACTGTGCCATTCAACTCGCAACTTTAGTGGGCGACTCTGAAGCAGAAAATCGCTGGAAAATCCAGGCAGGAAAAGTGAAGGAAAACTTCGCAACTAAATTTTGGGATCATGTACATAATCGCTTAGCCGACCATTTATCTGAAGGTGACGTTCCCGACTATAGCGTGCGGCCAAACCAACTCATGACGATTTCAATTCCTCAGAAAGTTGAGCTAAATCAGAGCGAAAGAGAGCAATACATCATCAAGAATGCTGTCGAAAAGTTATTGTTCCCATGGGGGATCTGTTCGTTACAACAAGAACACGTTGATTTTCACCCATATCATGACAACCAAGCCATGTACCACAAAGACGCGGCTTATCACAATGGTACGATCTGGGGGTGGAATGCCGGCTTTACCATCACCGCTCTCAACAAGTTTAAAAAACAAGACCTCAGTTACCAACTATCCAAAAACTTAGCGAAGCAAATCCTTACACAAGGCTGTAGAGGAACAATGAGTGAGAATTTGGATGCTTACCAAGTCGATGGCCGTGATCTTGTAGAATCCGGCACATTCGCTCAAGCTTGGTCTGTTTCCGAATATGCTCGTAACGCGCAACAAGACTATTTGGGATACTGCCCACGCTTATTAGATAAAGAGATACACCTAACACCCAACCTTCCAAGTTGTTGGCATGAATTGGTTGCGACGTTACCTTTTGGAAAAGGAGGTCAACTACGGCTAAAATTTGAATCTAAAAGTGGTATTTCTCACTACCAGATTCACTCAAATTTAGAAGGTACAATAAGCTCCGAAATAACATTGGTTCTTAAACTGGATATAGACCAAGAATCTGTGGCTGTTATCTCGACACTATTGACAGAGCAGTTAGATGTAATGATCGATCGTCACCAAAATCAAGTCACAGTAAGCAATAAACAAGCGCATATTGATATTCAACCTAAACCAAGTAGTGCCATTTTAAGTGACTTACAATTTGCTAAACCTGATTTCTCTAGGAAACACCCTTGTATGTTTAACAATGACTACTTGTTGAATAAACGGAATAAACAACAGCTATCAGTAGCCAAAGACTAA